Part of the Rhodohalobacter barkolensis genome, ATGGAGCAAAAAGATTTGGCAAAAATTTTAGGTTCGAAATCCCGAGCGAGCGAAATTCTATCTGGTAAGAGATCACTATCGCTACGTCAAATTAAAATCTTGTACAGAAAACTTGGTATACCGGCTGAAATTTTAATTCAGGAAGCAGAACCGGTTTCATAACAAAGTGCTTCCTACTGACAGTTTCGCGTTGATTGCTTGGCTTTTGAGTTGACTGCCCCACCGTACAAATGCAGGGTCTTTATTTGACTAAAGTGCCTCCAGTTAATTCGTGAATCTCTTCGTATAATTTCTCAAGTTCTTTGTCCCAGGGCTTTAAAACTCTAATTGAATGATTCCTGTGGACCGATTTAGTATTACAGAATTCAAAGTAACCCTTACACCAAAACATGAAGGAGATTCATATGAAAAGGTTCATACCCACATTACTGGCGCTACTGATTGTAACCCTTAGTGCCTGCACAGACGACGGTATGGTTGATGTTAAAAGTTCTTTCGGGGTGGAGGAAACAGGCGACAGATTAGAAGAAGTACTTAAAGACAAAGGAATGACCATATTTGACAGAGTTATGCATTCTGAGGCAGCAAAAGATGTAGGGGTAGAGTTGCGTGAAACGGAATTGATTATTTTTGGAAATCCCAAAGCAGGAAGCCCGCTTATGAAGTGTCAGCAAAGTGTTGCCCTTGATCTTCCCCAAAAAGCTTTGGTTTGGGAAGACAGTGAAGGGATCACATGGATATCCTATAACCATCCAAGGTATTTAGAAAAAAGACACAGTATATCCAATTGCGACGATGTACTTTCAAACATTGAGGAGGCCCTGGCCGCTATAGTAAATGAAGCAGCATCTGATTAAAAGTTAAAGTAGTGATAAATTTGCCGGTACAAATTTTCGTGTAATTTTCAGGTTCCTGTATGGGTTATACATAAACCGCAGACATCCGACACCGCAATATGTAACTATCCCAGAGCAGATCTTTCGGTAAATCCAAAAACCGTTCATCGCCCGGGCCTTATGTGAGACGTGCATCCTGAAGTTTAGGTCTTTGGTCAAATTTATATTTTAACTGTTATGATAAAAGCTCTGTTACTGACTCCATTTTTCTTACTCGTCTCAGCGGCTGCTGCATTAGCCTGCAGCTGTATGCCTCCACCGGATATCAATGAGCAGTTTATCCGCTCCGGTTTTACTGGTACTGTAAAAATCATCGAGACAGAAAACATCAACAATCATCAGTATAGTGTTCAAATTGAGCCCGTTTTATCTTTTAAAGGTGAGGCACCCTCGAAGTTGTTGCGGCCGGCAGAGCGGAGGGACCCGTTCACGGATCGATGTGCGAAATAAGCCTGAAGCCCGGCCAAGAGTGGCTGTTGTCTTTAACTGAAACAGAAGAGGGTGATTTTTTTATCAACACTTGCAGCTATGCCTCTCTCATTAAAACATCGGATGGAAATCTTGTAAGGGAGGAGATTAATAACCGCAGGGTCAGTCACCTGCAACAGTTGAAGAGACTGATTCCAAACCTGAAGAGACCATTTGTTATCGAAGAGAAAACCGGCAACCTCAATGAATTCTTATCCACTCAAAGCTTTACAAAAACGGAAGAAACCACTGCACACTACCTTATTCATTTCAACTCCAATTTGAAAATTCAAGAGATAGTTACACAATCGGGATTGGGTGAAAACTTTGATCAGAAACTGATTGATTATGTAAATTATGAGACTGAATGGGAAATACATACAAGGTTCAATCATGAGCCCGGAGAAACCGATCTCATCCGGTATCTGCTGAGCATCCATGTGGAAAACAATTCACCCCGAATTCTTAAACAGTTTTAGCTGCAGCTAACCAACGTGTCGTGAGTTAATTTGCCATTTCATTTCTTAAATCTTTTTTTTGGCACAATAGAGCCATTTTTTACCGGGGATTATTTATAATAAAAAGTTTTATTAGATTTTCTTAACTTTATTGCTCGTCTACCGAACCAAAAGTCCAAAGCCATGAGAGATTTAAACAGTTGGTATTGGGTTTGGAATCTTGAAAATCAAGAGATTACATGTAGTTCGCGTTTACTGGAACGGATTGGGGTTAACCCTTCCCGCGAATTGCCACCCCATGAGTTTTGGGAATTTTTGATTGATCCTGATAACCAGCCCTCATTTTTTTCAAAAATAGAAGAGCTTTTAGAAAATCCTGATTGTACTGCATTCCTTCAATATTGTGCATTCAAAAACGGGGAAAGCCCATCTCATCCAATAAAAGTTTCCGGGGAGTTATTGAACGGCCAAATCATATCCGGTCAGATAGAGTTTGAATCCGATGACCTTTCTGAAAGTGATAGCTACCTGTTGAAGCTGCTGATGGATCACTTGCCTCACAGTATCTTTTTTAAAGATCGGGAGAGTCGTTTTATACGGATCAACCAAACGTGTGCTGAGAAATTTGGCCTGGAAAATCCCGGGGAAGCAGTAGGTAAAACTGATTTCGATTTCTTTCAAGATGAACATGCACAACAAGCCCTGGAAGATGAAAAATATGTTCTCCGTTCAGGAAAACCGATTATTGACAAATCTGAAAGGGAAGTCTTTTCGGATGGTCAGCAGAGCGTTAAATGGGCATCTACTTCAAAAATTCCAATGTACGGTGTAAACGGTGAGATTATTGGGACGTTTGGAATCACAAAAGACATCACAAAAAGTAAACGGCAGCAAGATGAACTGAATGAAACGATCGATATTATCAGTGATCAGAATAACCGGTTCCAAAATTTTGCGCACATCGTTTCTCATAACCTAAGGAATCACGCCGGGAATATTACCATGATTCTGTCTCTTGTAGAAGTAGCCGAATCTGACCAGGAGCTGGACGAACTGCTTGCTCATTTAACTACCGCCTCGGATCGTCTTAACGAAACGATTGAAGATTTAAACGAGATAGTAGATAGTCAGTCCAAATCTGATTACGATTTAAAGCCGGTAAATCTATTTACAGTATATCAAAAAGTGAAAGATATTTTGTCTACGGAGATCATGATTCACAATGTGGATTTTGAGTCGTTGATTCCGGAAGAATTTGAAGTACACTACAATCAAGCCTACATGGAGAGTATTTTATTAAACCTGATGTCAAACGCCATCAAATACAGACATCCAAAGCGTAATCCCGTAATCGGGGTTAAAGTCTATCAAAGTGAGAGTGGTCCGGTTCTTAAAGTAACAGACAACGGTGTTGGTATTGATTTGGATAAGTATGGCGAGAAACTGTTTGGGATGTACAACACTTTTCACAGTAATAAAAATTCTAAGGGAATTGGCCTCTACATCACCAAGAATCAGGTAGAGAGCCTTGGGGGCTGTATTGAGGTAGACAGTAAACCGGATAAAGGAACGACATTTACCGTTTATTTTGGATCCTGACTCCCATTTTATCTGAATTTCTGCGTTATTACCTCTTGATTACTCATTCATTTAATCAATCAGGTTCATTCTAAATGGAAACCCATCCGGCAGAAACCAGAGTCCCTTTTTATAAACGGTGGTCATTTTATCTGATCTCCGCACTTGGGTTGATTGCACTTCTCCTGTTTCTATTTTTGGCTTCCGTAATTGCTCTTCGATGGGTCAATCCGTCTGCCACAAGCTTTACGCTGCAACAGGATTGGACGGAATTACAAACTGAGCGATACAGTTTAAAAGAGTTCTGGGTGCCGGCCGAAGAAATTCCTGAGCATATGAAATGGGCCGTGATTGCATCCGAAGATCAGTTGTTTTGGGACCACAGCGGATTTGATATGGAGTCTATTCGTGAGGCCTGGGAGGAGAGGCAAAGCGGAGAGCGAACGCGTGGGGCCAGCACCATAACCCAGCAGGTTGCCAAGAATCTCTACCTCTCACCGTCTCAGTCATTTTTAAGAAAAGGTATTGAGGCTGGCATAACCCTGTCAATTGAACTTTTTTGGAGCAAAGAGCGAATTATAGAAGTCTACCTGAACATTGCCGAATTTGGTCCCGGAATATTTGGTATCGGCAAAGCTGCCGATGAGTTCTGGGGAATAAACGGATCAGAAATTACTCCCGAAATGGCTTCTCGTCTTGCAGCTGTACTTCCGAGCCCGAAACGGATGAGGGTAGAACCTCCATCACCTTTTGCAGAAGAAAGAAGCGTATGGATTCTCCGACAAATGACGCAACTAAGCGGCATTGCATACTATCAAACGGACGATCCGGATGAGATTCCTGATGAATTTGATGATATCGATCCACTTCTGTTGGAAACTGAATTTGAAATGGATCAATACCTCACTTCAGAAGAGCGGGATACGACCTCATCGGATAGCAGTGATGATCAGGAGCTCAATGAGATGGATTTACCCGATTCACTGCTTCAGATATCCGAACCGGACACAACCGCAACTATTCCCGATTCGATCAAATCTTTTTAAAATCCAAAACCGGATTCGCATCGCAATCGATACTATTGATCTCTCAGCCTTCCCAAAATAAACAGCTCAACCTTAGTTCTCCAGCAAGCGCCGGTTTCTGGATATTACGGTCTTGGACCGGTTTTTGAGTAATTCCGTAGCATCCATCAACATCTGCTCGTTACTTGGAAACGAAACAGCACGACCGCCGATAATTTCTGCCGTCTCTTCAGAAAGGGCATCACTGTTTCCTTTCGCCTCTCCATAACGATGTTCAAAAACCGCTTCAACAGAGGCTGTTTCCGTTCGAAGCAGCTGGTCGGTTTTCAGATCATAAAAATCCAGAGAGCCTGCAACGAATGCCGTTTTGGACTGTTCAGATTCCGTAATTTCGGCCGTAACTGTAACCATGTTGGGTACTCGAATATCCGTACCGGTTGAATCTTTTTTCACATTCCCGTCATCATCATACTCGTACCGCATACCATCCTGTATCTCTTTCGACTCTGAATAGACTTTTCGCTCCACCGTTTCGGGTGAAAAAGAGATCTCTGTAATATTCAAAATCAGAAAATAGTCGTACTCCGTATTTTCATTTTCGTACGTATCGAAGTTTAACCAATGGGTATTAAGATCTTTCAGTGTGGTTTTTTTCATCTCCACATCGAAAAAATCGGGCAGTACCATACCGGAGTTATTCTCTATAAAGTAGAGCGCGTGGTTCATTCCTAATTGATGGCTCTCAGCCAGTTTTTGGTCTACATCTTCAAAACCGGGATAGATCTCTGCAGCCGTATCAAATTCATAATAAGCCTGACGGGCACTCATTTTATCGCCGCGCTCCAGAAAATCGAGGCCTCTGTTGTAAGAAACCTCCGCAGCGGCCATTTTTGATTCCACAATCTGGTTATCATAATTGTAGAACGTAAACTCATTCCGGATTTGAGAAGGAAGTCTACGGACCTTGTTTTGTCTCCAGTTAAGCTGCTCATAGAGCTCATAAATTTCGACCCAGCTCTCTTCGCGCCCCTCAAGTTCCAAAAACTCAATTCGTTCCTTATCGAACATATTGGCCAGTTCGAACGCCTCCTTTAACACACCCAGTTCTTTAGAGTTATTGGGTTTTTTCATCAGCTTCTCAGTGGCCCGGTCAATGGCCTGGTCATACTGACCGCGTTCGAGCATTTTTTGCGAAGACGTGCACGAGATCAATAAAAATGAGAACAGCAGGAGATAGCTTAATTTTTTCATGAACACCACCTTATGTTTTAATTGAGCACAGATTACTAAAAAACAGTTGTAAAAGCCAACATTTTGAAAACTGAAACGTCAATTATGTTCCTCTGTTAAAACTGTTTAATCTCGCTTTTTTTCCGCGCCAATCATCTTGTATATTTGTTTAAAACAAACTCATGATGCAAGATAAGGTTCAGCTTTCAGTTATACTTACCACACATGCCCGGAAGGCACATTTTAAAGACCTTCTTACCAAAACCACGGAATTTGGCATACCCGGAATTGAGATCATTATCATTAATGATGCGGCTGATATTGAAACCTCTCAGTTTATTCATCAAACCCTGAACACGGCAAACAGTGATAGGGTCTATCTTTTTGAGCATGAATCGCCGGCAGGCCGCGGCAATTCTCTAAATGAGGCAATTTTACAATCAACTGCTCCATTGATGTGGGCACCTCTGCAGGCCGAACGTCTGAATGAATCTCTGCTCACTGAAGCCATCCGTCGATATAAATCTGATCCGGCCGGTATCTGGGTTTTAGATTACACATTTCCGAACTCTTTGAAAGGTTGGATTAGTGGCGCCACCGAGGGTGATTTGCCATCAGACGGCTGTCTGATCTGGAATCGAAGTGTATTGCAGGGTTCTGAACTTTTTTTTAATCCGCATCTTCAAAACTTGCACGGTGCAGAACTTGCAATGAGACTGCATCAGCACAATGCCTGGCATCAGACCGATCCATTTTTTGTGGTATCAGAGAGCCAGTCCGTTCATGCTTCTGCTTCAGATATTCGCGAATTTCTTTTTTCAGCCATGCGAATTTCAGACAGTGACGAGGAGCAGAACCAATTAATTGAACTGCTAAAAAACGTCAAATCGGACGAGAGCATGGCACAGTCTGAAGATGACCTGTTGGTGAAGGCACGTCAACTGCTAATGCAGGGTGATGCTAATAAATCGCTCGATATCGTCAACAAGTTGTTGAAAAAAGAGCCGGATCACTACGAGGCTTTTCGGATCAAAATTCAATCTCTTGAAAAACTTCGGCGACATGTTGAAGCTGCTGAGTTGAAGCATTCCCTGCATAAACTGGAAAGCAGGCCGCAGTCTCAGGCTGAACTCTTCCGGGAAGAAACTGAAAAGAAAAAGATCGCCGAACCCGAAAAAATATCCCTCAGCATTATCATCCCTACAACAGGACGAGGCAAGGGTCTGCTGGAAGACACGTTGGTTCACCTGGACCAGATTACAGATTCTGATTCATCTGAACTGATCGTCATCGATAATGCCAGTATTGACGACACGTTTGAGTATCTGCATCAGCTTAAAGAAGATGATTTTTTAAATATCAACGTGATAACCAACCCGAACAACCGCGGGTTTGGTTCTTCTGTTAATCAGGGCCTGGAAGCCGCAAAAGGTGAGCACGTTCTGGTTATGCACAACGATGTTCATCCCGGTGAAAACTGCATTCAGACCCTGGTAGAAGTTCTTAAAAAGAGTAGTGATGCAGGACTTGTAGCACCGGTTATTCAATCTGATAAGGAATCGCCGGATACTCCGGATGAAGAAATCTCAGATGCCGATGTGGTAGACAGTTGCTGTTTTATGATCAACAATCAATCCGGTTTTCGGTTTGATGAGGAGTACAGACTTTGCCATTTCGATATGGAGGACTTTTGCTTTCAAATTTTAGATTCAGGTCATAAGATTTTAGTAGCCAACCGGGCTGCGGTAACTCATCAAAAAGGGCGCACTCTGGATATGATGGGAATTTCTCTTGTACCGCACTTAAAATGGAAAAACCGGAAACGATATTTCGAAAAGTGGGATGGAGAACCGTCTTTTTCAATGCCAAATCAGGGATCACATCCCGATCGGTTTGAAATGCTGGGAATGCCGGAAGATCCCCTTCAGCCCGAACCGGAGTGGATTCATCTTGTTCAGGATTATCTGACGGATGAAATAAAAACGGAAATTCTGCGAACGGATTGGAATGATCGGGAACTGATGACTATCGTTTCGGCACTGCTGATTGCAGATGAACGGGAGCTGCTCCGCACACTGGAAGACAGACTGGACGACATTCAGCTTCCGCCGGCTCTCCTGATTCTTTTTGTCCACTACTATTTTGGAAAAAATATCTATTCACGCTGTAAACACTACCTGGAAAAGGCCGGGAATTCTCACCCTGTTTTTGACCTGTTCCGCCTTAAAATTCATGTAGCTGATAAAGAGACCGAGGCAGCAGCCCCTTTACTTACCAAGATGCTGAAACTGTACCCCGCCAGCCCGGATCTGTTTTACCTTGCCGGAGAACTCTACAAGCAGACGGGAGAAAATGAAGAGGCAGAGTCTTTCCATAAAATGGCTGCACAAATGGATCCTTACCGATTTTCGCCGGAAGAGAATACCATCGAGTTCACGCTGTAGGCGAGTTTAAAGTACACCCCCTTTGAAGGGGGAAGCGAACGCAGTGAGCAAGGGGGATGATTAGCTGAATTTCAGATTAGTTCTCACATTCATTATGTAATTTCAAACTAACTTTATTGAATACCCCTCTAAATATCTCCTTACCAAAACTTTAAGTGTCTACCCCTTCAATTCAACCAGTTGGAGCAACTGGCGTAAATCTTTCACTTTTCTTTGCTGACCGGTTTTGCTGTAGGAGTGTATCAGGTTACGAATACATCGTGCCAGGATCTCAATCTCGTCTGCTTTTTTCAAGTGATCGGGTCGGGGTTCCACACCATTTTTTTTCAGAAAGTAGTAGCACTGATCATAGCTCACAATTGATCCCCCATCAAACGGATCTATTATAACTCCTTCACTTGGGCTCTCAAAAAGAATCAGAAAATGAATAGGCATATTCACCCCATAGAATGGGAGATTTAGTCGCCGGGCCAGAAAAATCACAATGAGCCCCAGCATAATAGGTACTCCTTTTCGCCTGTCAATCACGCGATCCATCAAAGAATTTTCAGGATGATGGTAGTTGGCTGCGTCCCCTCTAAACCTGAGCTCACGAAAAACATACTGCAACATAATGTGCATTTTTTCACGGAGAGAAGGAGTGTAGGCAATATCAGAACTGATCTGCTGTGCTAGCTTATCCAGCTTCCTCGAATAATTTTCGGCTCGCAAGGTGGGTGTGCCAAATTTTGACAACTTTAGAACAGCTTTCTCCAATTGACGGCTGTTATGAATTCCCTCATCCATCAGATCTGCAAACTCTTCGAGAAGTGAGCCGATCGTGATGTTGTAGATAATGTTGTTAATAATCTCCTTTTCCGATTCACCGACCGTTTCGCTTTTATGCTGATCCAATAATGGAACTGCATCTTCACCCAATTCTCTCAGCCGACTGTGTACACCGGATTGTACTTCGGGATCAGGATCATCCAGTAGAAAAATCAATGATTCTATTTCGGACTTTGTTGCCATATAAAACTTCAGTTATTGCCTAAAAACACTCATTACAACGGATAAAACCGCCTTATGATTCATCAAAAGATACAGTTCTTTCCACTCAATGGTTAGTACATCAAAATTAAATTGAGACAGACCGATCTCTCTTCGATTTTTTATATCTTACAAGCTTCAAATTTGGACTTAAATTATGATCATGAATGTAGGTATTCCTTCGGAAATTCATCCGCTCAAAAAAGTAATTGTTCACACGCCGGGCCACGAAGTCTCACTGGTTAATCCGGTCATTAAAGACGAACTCCTTTTTGATGATATCATCTTTGAAAATGACGCCAGGCAGGAGCATCTGGATATGCTCAAAATCTTCAAGGCGGCAATGCCGGAAGACGGTGAAGTGATTGAAATTCTGGACCTGGCATTGAAATGTTTCCGGGAAGAATCCGTTCGCGAAGAGTTTATCGAACTAATGATTAAGGAGCTGCCGTACGAGAATATTCATACCATTCAATCCGATCTGAAAGAACTTCCCGCCGAAAAACTGCTTCAGTTTGTTGTAGAGGGCTCCATTCCTCCTAAACGCGCATTCAATCTGAATCCGGCTCCGAACCTTTTATTCACGCGTGATTTATCAGCAGTGGTGGGGGATCATATCATTTTGTCTCGCGCTGCAAAAAAAGCACGCGCCCGTGAGTTCCTTCTGATGAATATGATTGTAAAGCATCATCCGCTTTTTAGCGAAGTAAAGAACAACACCATCAACATAACCGGCAATCAATCTATTGAAGGTGGAGATGTGCTTGTTGCTACAGATAAAGTTGTTCTGATTGGAATGAGTGAGCGAACATCCTTCAGCGGCCTGATGAACGTTGCTGAGAAACTGATCGAAACCGGTGTGGAGCATGTACTGGCCGTTGATATTCCAAAACAGCGTTCATCCATGCATTTGGATACGATCTTTACCTTTGCCGATAAAAATGAATGTATTGTGTTTCCACCCGCAATTGAAGAGCAAAAAGATAATGTTGTAGACCTCTACGCTTCGGGTGATCACGTACAAACCCGCAGGTGCAAATCCCTGAAGGATGCTCTTGAAGAGGTAACCGAACAGGATTTTAACTTTATCAAATGCGGTGGAGAAGAGCAGATCAATCAGTACCGCGAGCAGTGGACAGACGGTGCAAATGTTTTTGCGCTGGCTCCCGGCGTAATTGTAGGATATGGACGAAATACAAAAACCTTTGAAATGATGGCTGAACACGGCTATAAGCAGATGGATCAGTACGATTTTATTGAGGAGTTCACCGACAAATCTTTCGACTATAAAAACGAGGGTAAAATCGCGATTAGCTTCCAGGGCCATGAATTGTGCCGCGGACGAGGTGGAGCACGGTGTATGACAATGCCTGTTCTTCGTTCTCAACTTTAATTGCTATAGAATCAAAATCACTTAACAGGCTATAATTTGTCATTTCCCCAATACAACATTCCTCAGGAAGAGAATTCAGACATCAAACCGGTAAAGAAGAATAACCCTTCGGCATGGACAATGACCAAGCACTTCCTTCTTTTCGTGGCGACTTTCATATGCGTTACGTTTGTGGGTATTTTTTGGGTTGGTCATACGGCAAATGTTGAATCCTATTGGGAGATGTGGCCGCAGGGAGCCATTTTTGCAGCACTGCTTCTGGCTTTTTTAGGCACCCATGAGTTTGGGCACTACTTTGCTGCCGTATACCACAACGTAAAAGTAACCTTGCCATACTTTATACCTATTCCTCTCGGTATCGGTACGATGGGAGCTGTCATCAAAATTGAAGAGAAGATCCGCGATACCAAAAAACTCTTTGATATCGGGATTTCCGGGCCCGTTGCCGGTTTTGTGGTTTCATTGGTTATTTTGATCTACGGATTTTCCACGCTTCCTGATCCTTCCTTCGTTGAAAACTTTGCCGGACATGAAGAAGTCATTTCACATGTTCAGGAAACCGGAAATTTCCCGGATGAAGCGCCTGAGCCTCAATCGGAAGAAGCCGCCACAATTCTAATTGGTGATACTATTCTCTTCTCTTTTCTGGCATCATTCTTTGATAATGTTCCTCCCATGTACGAGATGTATCACTACCCATTCCTTTTTGCAGGATGGCTTGGTCTCTTTTTTACCGCTTTAAATCTGACTCCTGTAGGGCAGCTCGATGGAGGACATATACTCTACTCGTTAATCGGGTATAAAAAACATCAACGAGTTGCACGTATCAGTTTTGGTTTTATCACTGCATTGGGAGGAATCGAGGCAATCCCATTCCTCTTCTTATCCATCGAGGAGTGGTTTCCCGGCTATGGGTATACTTCGCTAATTATTTGGGCACTTGCTCTGCTATTTCTAGTGCGAAAAGGCTTCTACGGAGAACATAAGTGGATTGCCCCTGTTTGGGCATTATCGCTCATAGTTTCTATCGCTTATCTCTATTTTTGGGTAGGAAGTTTTGCTCAATCCGGGTCATTAATATGGGTGGTATGGAGTTTCTTTCTCGTTTATTTTGTTAAAATTGAACATCCGCCGGTAATCTATGAACAGACTCTTTCTCCGGGCAGAAGACGCCTTGGATGGATCAGCATGGTTATTTTCCTGCTTTGTATCAGCCCAACGCCAATTTATTTTGTCAACTAAAGAACCAAAAAACACAATGCTAAAAAAATTAATCCCCCTTTTACTCCTGGTAACTCTTATCTCTTGCAGTAATGAGGATACCGATGTTGAAATTGATCCCAACTTAAGCCTTTCTGATCAGATTGATCAGTTGATTGATCAAAACAGGTATGAAACAGCACTCGATCTTCTGGAAGATGAAGATCCTCAAAACCCGGATACCCGATTTTTACTGGAAAAGACTCATCTGAATTATGGTCTTCACAGCATGAATACGTTCGATCAAACAGAAATGAGAACACGTATGAATAATGCTTTGATCCAGTTCACAGAGGTGCTCAAATTAAACCCTGATAACCAAATGGCGCGCGATCAGATTATTCAGATAATGGATATCTATTCAACGATACCCGATCGTCAGCCTGAACCTGAAGTACTCGAGGCTCTTCGGGAAGTCGGATTCGACTACTGATTTAGTGTATAATCTTTGGTATCAAATGCATTAGCTGATACCTTTAGAATTGAAGCGTCGTTTTAATATTTAAAACAACAGAGAACTTTGGCTAAAAAAGAATCCAAAAAAAGCGCTCCTCCCAAAATTGAGAATCGTAAGGCTCGTCACGACTATCACGTAGATGAAACGTACGAAGCGGGAATCGTATTGAAGGGTACTGAAGTGAAGTCTATACGTGAAGGTAAAGCGAGCCTGAATGAAGCATTTGCTTATTTTAAGAATGGGGAGATTTGGCTAAAAAACATGTATATCAAGCCGTACAAGTTCGGTTCTTACAGCAATCATGATGAACGCCGGGAGAGAAAGCTTCTTTTAAAAAAGCGTGAGATTCGTGAAATCGATAAGAGTATGCACCAGAAGGGATTTACCCTGGTTCCTCTTAAACTCTATTTCAAAGGGGGCTACGCCAAAGTACTGATGGGTCTGGCTCGCGGTAAAAAACAGTATGACAAGCGGGAAGACATCAAACAGAAAGATGTGCGCCGTGAACTGGATCGCAAAATCAAAGGCTCCTACAAAGTGAACCTTTAAACGATCTCCTGAAATTATACAAAAAAAGGGTGTTGCTCATCACAACACCCTTTTTTATATCAATCGAATTTAAATTCGCTTATTCTTCTTCGTCTTCAAGAAGAGCTTCAACTCTGCTTCTGAGTTCCTGATCCTGCTGAGCAGCCATTACGATATTTTGATATCGCTCGACAGATATACCGTTACTTTCGATTTTTTCCATCATCTTCTCGTCTGCTTCAGACTGAATTTCCATCAGTGCCGGTTGCAGGGTTTGAAGTTTTTCCATCTCTTCGTCAGTAACATCTACCTGATCAGCCGCTTGTGGATTTTGCATGGCCATCATCATTTGCTGAAATCGTTCAAAGGTTATGTCTTCTTTTTCAACAGCTTCAGCCATTTTTTCCTGAGCTTCAACCTGAATAGGGCCCAGTTCGTTGATCGCATTGGCAACTTGCTCTATTTCTTCATCACTTACATCATCAGATGAAGGCAGGTCCGGCATCTCTTGTTGTTGCTGTGGCGGTGGCGTTTGTTGTTGCACTTGGGCAAACAGTGAACCTGCTCCAAAGAGGATAGCTATCAGTGCGATATTTATGCTTTTAAAAAACTTCATGTAGTCTGTCTATTATTTAGTATTGATTATTCTAGGTCTATAACCTAAAATATTGGTTTTTATTATCCATTAACTTCTCTGTCAAAATCTTCTTTTTTTTCTCCAATAACAAAAAAGGCTACCAGATATAACCCTAATAGCCTTTAAAATTCGTAAAGATTTCCTGTAAGCCGAATTCTGTGTCCCGATAAATCGGGATGACAATCATTTGTCTAGGCTCCGGATCGCTCCGAAGCTCAAGCGTTCTACCCGGCTGTATAGCGACGAGAGGCGCACAGCCTGCGTGAACTTGCACCCCGTGAGGTTTACCCTGCCCCCCGACGTCACCGTGGGGGCGGTGAGCTCTTACCTCACCTTTTCACCATCACCCGTCCGGCTAAACCGGAAAGGCTGTCTGTTTTCTGTGGCACTTTCTGTCCTCTTTAAAAAAGAGACCTTCCTGTTAGGAAGCACGGTTCTCGTTGGTGTTCGGACTTTCCTCTTCCCGAC contains:
- a CDS encoding arginine deiminase family protein is translated as MIMNVGIPSEIHPLKKVIVHTPGHEVSLVNPVIKDELLFDDIIFENDARQEHLDMLKIFKAAMPEDGEVIEILDLALKCFREESVREEFIELMIKELPYENIHTIQSDLKELPAEKLLQFVVEGSIPPKRAFNLNPAPNLLFTRDLSAVVGDHIILSRAAKKARAREFLLMNMIVKHHPLFSEVKNNTINITGNQSIEGGDVLVATDKVVLIGMSERTSFSGLMNVAEKLIETGVEHVLAVDIPKQRSSMHLDTIFTFADKNECIVFPPAIEEQKDNVVDLYASGDHVQTRRCKSLKDALEEVTEQDFNFIKCGGEEQINQYREQWTDGANVFALAPGVIVGYGRNTKTFEMMAEHGYKQMDQYDFIEEFTDKSFDYKNEGKIAISFQGHELCRGRGGARCMTMPVLRSQL
- a CDS encoding site-2 protease family protein, whose translation is MSFPQYNIPQEENSDIKPVKKNNPSAWTMTKHFLLFVATFICVTFVGIFWVGHTANVESYWEMWPQGAIFAALLLAFLGTHEFGHYFAAVYHNVKVTLPYFIPIPLGIGTMGAVIKIEEKIRDTKKLFDIGISGPVAGFVVSLVILIYGFSTLPDPSFVENFAGHEEVISHVQETGNFPDEAPEPQSEEAATILIGDTILFSFLASFFDNVPPMYEMYHYPFLFAGWLGLFFTALNLTPVGQLDGGHILYSLIGYKKHQRVARISFGFITALGGIEAIPFLFLSIEEWFPGYGYTSLIIWALALLFLVRKGFYGEHKWIAPVWALSLIVSIAYLYFWVGSFAQSGSLIWVVWSFFLVYFVKIEHPPVIYEQTLSPGRRRLGWISMVIFLLCISPTPIYFVN
- a CDS encoding tetratricopeptide repeat protein; the protein is MLKKLIPLLLLVTLISCSNEDTDVEIDPNLSLSDQIDQLIDQNRYETALDLLEDEDPQNPDTRFLLEKTHLNYGLHSMNTFDQTEMRTRMNNALIQFTEVLKLNPDNQMARDQIIQIMDIYSTIPDRQPEPEVLEALREVGFDY
- the smpB gene encoding SsrA-binding protein SmpB; protein product: MAKKESKKSAPPKIENRKARHDYHVDETYEAGIVLKGTEVKSIREGKASLNEAFAYFKNGEIWLKNMYIKPYKFGSYSNHDERRERKLLLKKREIREIDKSMHQKGFTLVPLKLYFKGGYAKVLMGLARGKKQYDKREDIKQKDVRRELDRKIKGSYKVNL
- a CDS encoding DUF4168 domain-containing protein, with the translated sequence MKFFKSINIALIAILFGAGSLFAQVQQQTPPPQQQQEMPDLPSSDDVSDEEIEQVANAINELGPIQVEAQEKMAEAVEKEDITFERFQQMMMAMQNPQAADQVDVTDEEMEKLQTLQPALMEIQSEADEKMMEKIESNGISVERYQNIVMAAQQDQELRSRVEALLEDEEE